A stretch of Amycolatopsis balhimycina FH 1894 DNA encodes these proteins:
- a CDS encoding FadR/GntR family transcriptional regulator — translation MTASGPDATVGPPSAPAWVRRPANLASAVTAELVDRIVRGVHRPGTSLPAEPALCEAFSVSRTVVREAVKVLQEKGLVQVRQGAGTVVTPPSMWNMLDELVLGAAVAEDDTLTVLDDVVVTRRLLESDMAFVVARTAGQDTIDRLGALVDRMDQLVDDALAYRDQDLAFHDTIMQCSGNRIARGVVRALESQVGNTARYTGRSERAGCEASNRGHRRVYERIAARDPDGAAEAMSAHITEAWLLRRGRSGDPGRLDR, via the coding sequence ATGACGGCTTCAGGCCCCGATGCGACCGTGGGCCCGCCCAGTGCTCCGGCGTGGGTGCGGCGGCCGGCGAACCTCGCGAGTGCCGTCACCGCCGAACTCGTGGACCGCATCGTGCGCGGAGTCCACCGCCCCGGGACGTCGTTGCCGGCCGAGCCCGCGCTGTGCGAGGCGTTCTCGGTGAGCCGGACCGTTGTCCGCGAAGCCGTGAAGGTCCTTCAGGAGAAGGGCCTGGTCCAGGTGCGCCAGGGCGCGGGCACGGTGGTGACCCCGCCGTCGATGTGGAACATGCTCGACGAGCTCGTCCTCGGCGCGGCCGTCGCCGAGGACGACACCCTGACCGTGCTCGACGACGTCGTGGTCACCCGCAGGCTGCTCGAATCGGACATGGCCTTCGTCGTCGCCCGGACCGCCGGCCAGGACACGATCGACCGGCTGGGCGCCCTCGTGGACCGGATGGACCAGCTCGTGGACGACGCCCTGGCCTATCGCGACCAGGACCTGGCCTTCCACGACACGATCATGCAGTGCTCGGGCAACCGCATCGCCCGTGGTGTCGTGCGCGCGCTGGAGAGCCAGGTCGGCAACACCGCCCGCTACACGGGCCGCAGCGAACGCGCGGGGTGCGAGGCGTCCAACCGGGGACACCGCCGCGTCTACGAGCGGATCGCCGCGCGCGACCCGGACGGCGCCGCCGAGGCCATGTCCGCCCACATCACCGAGGCTTGGCTCCTGCGCCGCGGCCGATCCGGCGACCCCGGCCGCCTGGATCGCTAG
- a CDS encoding ABC transporter substrate-binding protein: MKQRALWSAALVAGLALTAGCGSAAGPGSPSGGSGDKLVVWDWKSGDAKAAGYVAKAKADFAKKHPGVDVEFVAQPYDQYYTLLGAAIQAGKGPDVILFNGGGQIRDRSDALTPLDSYVAEDKGRLAGWDAFGKAGKTYAEPVTLQGHPFYYNKTLYEKAGLNPEAPARTWDEFVKNCGVITQKTGAKCFALGNKEGDGIQFFLSAMGSAILTPPEYDDWIAGKRDWSSPDVKRIFELWKQANDAGLNNEGPNSTAMFNDSFALFQSGKAADVIGLMSDVGHWKDFAEFLGADKVGVMDAPVVNPAATPSLPYDGGIGYGVAKWTKDPKLAADLVRSLTSTDALKAFYEDGGAIASDTTIDVSQGGPAVKLILSEVKTGKPALHVALSSKTLDLMGRLSQQLLSGSISVDAVVQQLAASEKG, translated from the coding sequence ATGAAGCAGCGCGCACTTTGGTCCGCAGCCCTGGTCGCCGGCCTGGCGTTGACCGCCGGTTGCGGCAGCGCCGCCGGGCCGGGTTCCCCGTCCGGCGGCTCCGGCGACAAGCTCGTGGTCTGGGACTGGAAGTCCGGCGACGCGAAGGCGGCCGGCTACGTGGCGAAGGCCAAGGCCGACTTCGCCAAGAAGCATCCCGGCGTCGACGTCGAGTTCGTGGCTCAGCCCTACGACCAGTACTACACGCTCCTCGGAGCGGCGATCCAGGCAGGCAAAGGGCCCGACGTCATCCTCTTCAACGGCGGCGGGCAGATCCGCGACCGGTCCGACGCGCTCACCCCGCTGGACTCCTACGTCGCCGAAGACAAGGGGCGGCTGGCCGGCTGGGACGCGTTCGGCAAGGCCGGGAAGACCTACGCGGAACCGGTCACCCTGCAGGGCCATCCCTTCTACTACAACAAGACGCTCTACGAAAAGGCCGGCCTGAACCCGGAGGCGCCGGCCAGGACGTGGGACGAGTTCGTCAAGAACTGCGGCGTCATCACCCAGAAGACCGGCGCGAAGTGTTTCGCGCTGGGCAACAAGGAGGGCGACGGCATCCAGTTCTTCCTGTCGGCCATGGGATCGGCGATCCTCACGCCGCCGGAGTACGACGACTGGATCGCCGGGAAGCGGGACTGGTCCTCGCCGGACGTCAAGCGGATCTTCGAGCTGTGGAAGCAGGCCAACGACGCCGGCCTGAACAACGAGGGGCCCAACTCCACGGCGATGTTCAACGACTCGTTCGCGCTCTTCCAGTCCGGCAAGGCGGCCGACGTCATCGGCCTGATGTCCGACGTCGGGCACTGGAAGGACTTCGCCGAGTTCCTCGGCGCGGACAAGGTCGGCGTCATGGACGCACCCGTGGTCAACCCCGCGGCGACACCGAGCCTCCCCTACGACGGCGGTATCGGGTACGGCGTCGCGAAGTGGACCAAGGACCCGAAACTGGCCGCGGACCTGGTGCGGTCGCTGACGTCGACCGACGCGTTGAAGGCCTTCTACGAGGACGGGGGCGCGATCGCCTCCGACACCACGATCGATGTCAGCCAGGGCGGCCCGGCGGTCAAGTTGATCCTCTCGGAGGTCAAGACCGGCAAGCCTGCCCTCCACGTCGCGCTGTCCTCCAAGACGCTCGACCTGATGGGCCGGCTCTCGCAGCAGCTGCTCAGCGGCTCGATTTCCGTCGACGCGGTGGTCCAGCAACTGGCCGCCTCCGAAAAGGGCTGA
- a CDS encoding carbohydrate ABC transporter permease, whose product MAGHSLSPAGPATAGPAEGTATPPARPARRRTRRGSRSERLAPFVLLAPAVLVIVALRLWPLLLGVNFSFTGDGDRNGTSVGFDNYLTLFGDPLFRTALRNVGLLVLLLPVAVALPGLLATFIYLKVPGHRLYRGVYFFPAVLSPVIVGAIFTLLLAVDGPVNTLLGSIGLGPVDWLGDPDVAIFAVVGVHVWATFGMALVVFLAGFSTLDASLLDAAKVDGASLPQTIRHVIVPSLSRTIQFVFVTTMIGMLTSMFGLLFVMTSGGPSGSTYLPEYYIWIQQGRLNQPALASAASTVLFLIMLVVGLAQIGILRRAAKED is encoded by the coding sequence GTGGCCGGACATTCCCTGTCCCCGGCCGGCCCGGCCACGGCCGGGCCGGCCGAGGGGACCGCCACCCCGCCGGCCCGGCCGGCGCGCCGGCGCACCCGCCGGGGGTCGCGGTCCGAGCGCCTCGCGCCGTTCGTCCTGCTGGCACCGGCGGTGCTGGTCATCGTCGCGCTGCGGCTGTGGCCGCTGCTGCTCGGCGTCAACTTCTCCTTCACCGGTGACGGCGACCGCAACGGCACGTCGGTCGGCTTCGACAACTACCTGACGCTGTTCGGCGATCCCCTGTTCCGCACCGCGCTGCGCAACGTCGGCCTGCTCGTGCTGCTGCTCCCGGTGGCGGTGGCCCTTCCCGGCCTGCTCGCCACGTTCATCTACCTCAAGGTGCCGGGGCACCGGCTCTACCGCGGCGTCTACTTCTTCCCCGCGGTGCTCTCCCCCGTCATCGTCGGGGCGATCTTCACCCTGCTGCTCGCCGTCGACGGGCCGGTCAACACGCTCCTCGGCAGCATCGGCCTGGGGCCGGTGGACTGGCTCGGCGATCCCGATGTGGCGATTTTCGCGGTGGTCGGGGTGCACGTCTGGGCGACGTTCGGCATGGCGCTGGTCGTCTTCCTGGCCGGGTTCTCGACTCTCGACGCGTCGCTGCTGGACGCGGCCAAAGTGGACGGTGCGTCCCTGCCGCAGACCATCCGGCACGTGATCGTCCCCAGCCTGTCCCGCACCATCCAGTTCGTCTTCGTCACCACGATGATCGGCATGCTGACCTCGATGTTCGGCCTGCTGTTCGTGATGACCAGCGGCGGGCCGTCGGGATCGACCTACCTGCCCGAGTACTACATCTGGATCCAGCAGGGCCGGCTGAACCAGCCCGCGCTCGCTTCGGCGGCGTCGACGGTGCTGTTCCTGATCATGCTGGTGGTGGGGCTGGCCCAGATCGGCATCCTGCGACGCGCGGCCAAGGAGGACTGA
- a CDS encoding carbohydrate ABC transporter permease, translating into MSGTRLTKWVVAVPMAALALATIYPLVFTANVAMKTRHEYVLDRFSLFESLRWDNIVKAWTSVGMSRYFLNSVIVVACSVVLLLLLGSMAGFALGRLRFRGSRALFLGILAALFIPFQVIMVPLARIMAGAGLIDTYPGLVLVYVAQFLPFTIFLMTSYYSTVPAEIADAARIDGNSVYGVYWRIMLPMGAPALLSVGVLNALFCWNDVLIALLMMPSAEHRTLMVGVTSLRGQYSDNIPTFASGVLIAAIPVLVVYLFLQRQIADGVTAGSTKG; encoded by the coding sequence ATGTCCGGTACCCGGTTGACGAAGTGGGTGGTCGCGGTCCCGATGGCCGCCCTCGCGCTGGCCACGATCTACCCGCTGGTGTTCACCGCCAACGTCGCCATGAAAACGCGCCACGAGTACGTCCTCGACCGGTTCTCCCTGTTCGAATCGCTGCGCTGGGACAACATCGTCAAGGCGTGGACGAGCGTCGGGATGTCCCGGTACTTCCTGAACTCGGTGATCGTCGTGGCGTGCTCGGTCGTGCTGCTCCTGCTGCTCGGGTCGATGGCGGGCTTCGCGCTCGGCCGGCTGCGCTTCCGCGGTTCGCGCGCGCTCTTCCTGGGCATCCTCGCCGCGCTGTTCATCCCCTTCCAGGTGATCATGGTTCCGCTGGCGCGGATCATGGCGGGCGCCGGGCTCATCGACACCTATCCCGGGCTGGTCCTCGTCTACGTGGCCCAGTTCCTGCCGTTCACGATCTTCCTCATGACCAGCTACTACTCGACCGTGCCGGCGGAGATCGCCGACGCCGCCCGCATCGACGGGAACAGCGTGTACGGGGTCTACTGGCGGATCATGCTGCCGATGGGCGCGCCGGCGCTGCTGTCGGTCGGCGTGCTCAACGCCCTCTTCTGCTGGAACGACGTGCTCATCGCTCTGCTGATGATGCCATCGGCCGAGCACCGCACGCTGATGGTCGGGGTCACTTCGCTGCGGGGGCAGTACTCCGACAACATCCCGACGTTCGCCTCCGGCGTGCTGATCGCCGCGATCCCGGTCCTGGTCGTCTACCTCTTCCTGCAACGCCAGATCGCCGACGGCGTCACCGCCGGATCCACGAAAGGCTGA
- a CDS encoding mandelate racemase/muconate lactonizing enzyme family protein, whose amino-acid sequence MRIAGYRTLTAVQDWGRPIGDANGVYTGGVVRVPIVVVETDEGITGVGLGPHVEIETVFDAIEGEDPRGVTALYDRMLRRTFKAGHAGAVFGTIGALDTALWDIKAQAAGEPLWRLLGGRDRRVPAYASGLDIALGDDELVALYQVYADRGLRAAKLKGGLDVDRDRHRLTLVRDVLTEAGHGARPSLMLDVNETWTRKQAVRHVTELERTLDLTWIEEPVRRWDADGHAAVGRGVRASVATGENLTGLEQHRPLIAAGAVDIVQTAGGWGITHFLRVAAFAHAHDLPVSPIGTSPIGLLHAATSVPNHLVSELQDLVPPLGVSFGHHVEDGAFVLGDRPGLGIRLDEAAIAASGHRLPDSRSGGSHIRPERAGHRLHPDGAHPGPVDAALNV is encoded by the coding sequence ATGCGCATCGCTGGTTACCGGACCCTCACCGCGGTCCAGGACTGGGGCCGTCCGATCGGCGACGCCAACGGCGTGTACACCGGCGGTGTCGTCCGGGTGCCGATCGTCGTCGTCGAGACCGACGAAGGCATCACCGGCGTCGGGCTCGGGCCGCACGTGGAGATCGAAACCGTCTTCGACGCCATCGAAGGCGAAGACCCGCGCGGCGTCACCGCCCTCTACGACCGGATGCTGCGGCGGACGTTCAAGGCGGGCCACGCGGGCGCGGTCTTCGGCACCATCGGCGCCCTCGACACCGCGCTGTGGGACATCAAGGCCCAGGCGGCGGGAGAACCGCTGTGGCGGCTGCTCGGTGGCCGCGACCGCCGCGTGCCCGCCTACGCGTCCGGTTTGGACATCGCACTGGGCGACGACGAACTCGTGGCGCTGTACCAGGTCTACGCCGACCGCGGGCTGCGTGCGGCGAAGCTCAAGGGCGGCCTCGACGTCGACCGCGACCGGCACCGGCTGACGCTGGTCCGCGACGTCCTGACCGAGGCCGGCCACGGCGCGCGGCCGAGCCTGATGCTCGACGTCAACGAGACCTGGACGCGCAAGCAGGCGGTCCGCCACGTCACCGAGCTCGAGCGGACGCTCGACCTGACCTGGATCGAGGAGCCGGTCCGGCGCTGGGACGCCGACGGCCACGCGGCGGTCGGCCGGGGCGTCCGCGCTTCGGTCGCCACCGGGGAGAACCTCACCGGGCTCGAACAGCACCGGCCGCTCATCGCGGCGGGCGCGGTCGACATCGTCCAGACGGCCGGGGGCTGGGGCATCACCCACTTCCTCCGGGTCGCCGCCTTCGCCCACGCCCACGACCTGCCGGTCAGCCCGATCGGCACCTCACCGATCGGCCTGCTGCACGCGGCGACCTCGGTACCGAACCACCTGGTCAGCGAACTGCAGGACCTCGTGCCACCGCTGGGCGTCTCGTTCGGCCACCACGTCGAGGACGGCGCGTTCGTCCTCGGCGACCGCCCCGGCCTGGGCATCCGCCTCGACGAGGCGGCGATCGCCGCCTCCGGCCACCGGCTCCCCGACTCGCGATCCGGCGGTTCCCACATCCGGCCGGAACGCGCCGGCCACCGCCTGCACCCGGACGGCGCGCACCCCGGACCGGTGGACGCCGCGCTCAACGTGTGA
- a CDS encoding GNAT family N-acetyltransferase, whose protein sequence is MNDVPDRRHHVAPSVTVREVREDDWPQIWPIIHDVITEQQTFSYDPTMSELDARRMWLLGTPARAVVAAHGDRVVGTANMYANRPGPGSHIASGSLMVAREARGAGAGRALTVDMITWARRSGFAAIQFNAVVDVNTAAVRLYESLGFVTLGTAPGAFRHPTLGDVGLRIMWLDLRRPGPSGSLPLPTRRSCP, encoded by the coding sequence GTGAACGACGTGCCTGACCGCCGGCACCACGTGGCGCCGTCCGTCACGGTCCGCGAGGTTCGCGAAGACGACTGGCCCCAGATTTGGCCGATCATCCACGACGTCATCACCGAGCAGCAGACTTTTTCCTACGACCCCACCATGAGCGAGCTCGACGCCAGGCGGATGTGGCTACTGGGCACACCAGCAAGAGCAGTCGTCGCCGCCCACGGCGACCGGGTGGTCGGGACCGCGAACATGTACGCGAACCGGCCCGGACCCGGAAGCCACATCGCTTCCGGCAGTCTGATGGTCGCCAGGGAGGCGCGGGGCGCAGGTGCGGGCCGCGCCCTCACCGTCGATATGATCACCTGGGCACGACGAAGCGGATTCGCGGCGATCCAGTTCAACGCCGTCGTCGACGTGAACACGGCCGCAGTCCGCCTTTACGAGAGCCTCGGGTTCGTCACCCTCGGCACAGCCCCTGGCGCATTCCGCCACCCCACCCTGGGAGACGTCGGCCTCCGCATCATGTGGCTGGATCTGCGACGCCCAGGACCCTCGGGATCGCTGCCGCTGCCCACCCGCAGGAGCTGTCCATGA
- a CDS encoding aminoglycoside phosphotransferase family protein — translation MTVETTPAIDAALARRLVDTQFPQWAKLPLLRHAPSGSDHVIYRLGEKLSVRLPRHAGAIRQAGKEAEWLPRLAPHLPLAIPVVVEVGEPDFGYPWPWAVSRWLDGEVATVDALSGSHESAGVLAEFLTALHRFDAGTTEDLTGRPLAARDAATRSAITKVGDAFDTAAMAALWDAALAAPGWDRPPVWFHGDFHTGNLLTTSGRLSAVIDFGELGVGDPACDLTIAFTLMSAETRATFRAALDVDDATWTRGRGWALATGLNAYVTYAAVNPHVAAQTTRQITQALAD, via the coding sequence ATGACCGTCGAAACAACTCCGGCCATCGATGCCGCGCTGGCGAGGCGTCTGGTCGACACGCAGTTCCCGCAGTGGGCCAAGCTGCCGCTGCTCCGGCACGCGCCGTCCGGCTCGGATCATGTGATCTACCGGCTGGGCGAGAAGCTCTCCGTTCGGCTGCCTCGCCATGCCGGCGCGATCAGACAGGCGGGAAAGGAAGCCGAGTGGCTGCCCCGGCTGGCCCCGCACCTGCCTCTGGCCATCCCCGTCGTGGTGGAGGTGGGCGAGCCGGACTTCGGCTATCCGTGGCCGTGGGCGGTGTCACGCTGGCTGGACGGCGAGGTGGCGACCGTCGATGCCCTGTCCGGCTCACACGAATCCGCCGGTGTGCTGGCCGAGTTCCTGACCGCACTCCACCGGTTCGACGCCGGCACCACCGAGGACCTCACCGGCCGGCCGCTGGCCGCGCGGGACGCGGCGACGCGATCTGCCATCACGAAGGTCGGCGACGCCTTCGACACCGCGGCGATGGCCGCGCTGTGGGATGCGGCTCTCGCCGCCCCTGGATGGGACCGTCCACCGGTCTGGTTCCACGGCGATTTCCACACCGGCAACCTGCTGACGACCAGCGGCCGCCTCAGCGCCGTCATCGACTTCGGTGAGCTCGGTGTGGGCGATCCAGCGTGCGATCTGACCATTGCCTTCACCCTCATGTCGGCTGAGACGCGAGCCACCTTCCGCGCCGCGCTCGATGTGGACGACGCCACCTGGACTCGCGGTCGCGGCTGGGCCTTGGCCACCGGGTTGAACGCCTACGTCACCTATGCCGCTGTCAACCCCCACGTCGCCGCACAGACCACCCGCCAGATAACCCAGGCCCTCGCCGACTGA
- a CDS encoding enoyl-CoA hydratase-related protein: MKILLLCSAFNGLSQRAWLHLRARGHRVAIRIVRDPQEIAAAAAATDPELIICPFLRRRVPEVVWRRYRTIIIHPGPEGDRGPSALDWAIMDAEPTWGVTALQATGDLDGGPIWGTRVFRMPADPPRKSTLYNTEVTDAAMSLIGEVTAKAQDPGFTPRRQDRRTGVVRPLVRQADRSFSWGDPTGHILRRIRAADGRPGVHTELSGVPVAVFDAHPGEAAPGEPGTIAGRRQNAILVRTGDGALWIGQARRLAPDAPRPTVKLPAALALDGSLPDTPQATVPPSLREIGYRRVGKVGWVHFAFYNGAMSTAHCRRLTAAVRHAAAQDTAVLVLAGGEVFSNGLHLGVIDAHPDPAAEAWRNITAIDDLCREIIGCTGQLVVSALAGDAGAGGVMLALGADKVIARDGVLLNPHYRKMGLYGSEYWTYVLPHRVGEDQADRLTTHCDPVTAAEAAEIGLVDHLAGSDRAEFAAAVLDHATELAAGGHADVLLHRKRATREADEQRRPLDTYRIRELAEMSHDIFDDRRGFAHARHAFLTGEPAGPETPQLPAPRLPRMAPVS; the protein is encoded by the coding sequence GTGAAAATTCTGCTGTTGTGCTCGGCGTTCAACGGTCTCAGCCAGCGCGCGTGGCTCCACCTGCGCGCCCGCGGCCACCGCGTCGCGATCCGGATCGTGCGCGATCCCCAGGAAATCGCCGCCGCGGCGGCGGCCACCGACCCCGAACTGATCATCTGCCCGTTCCTGCGCCGCCGGGTTCCCGAGGTGGTCTGGCGGCGCTACCGCACGATCATCATCCATCCCGGCCCCGAAGGTGACCGCGGTCCGTCCGCACTCGACTGGGCCATCATGGACGCCGAGCCCACCTGGGGCGTGACCGCCCTGCAGGCCACCGGCGACCTCGACGGCGGGCCGATCTGGGGCACGCGGGTGTTCCGGATGCCGGCCGACCCGCCGCGCAAGAGCACCCTCTACAACACCGAGGTGACCGACGCCGCGATGAGCCTGATCGGCGAGGTGACGGCCAAAGCCCAAGACCCCGGGTTCACGCCACGACGCCAGGACCGCCGGACGGGCGTGGTCCGTCCCTTGGTCCGGCAAGCCGACCGGTCCTTCTCCTGGGGTGACCCGACCGGCCACATCCTGCGCCGCATTCGCGCCGCGGACGGCCGTCCCGGAGTCCACACCGAACTGTCCGGGGTGCCGGTCGCGGTGTTCGACGCCCACCCCGGAGAAGCCGCACCCGGCGAACCCGGCACCATCGCGGGACGGCGCCAGAACGCGATCCTGGTCCGCACCGGCGACGGCGCGCTCTGGATCGGGCAAGCGCGCCGGCTGGCACCCGACGCCCCGCGCCCGACGGTCAAACTCCCCGCCGCGCTCGCTCTCGACGGCAGCCTCCCCGACACGCCGCAGGCCACCGTCCCGCCGAGCCTCCGCGAAATCGGCTACCGGCGGGTGGGCAAGGTGGGATGGGTGCACTTCGCGTTCTACAACGGCGCGATGTCCACCGCCCACTGCCGTCGCCTCACCGCGGCCGTACGACACGCGGCCGCACAGGACACCGCCGTCCTGGTTCTCGCGGGTGGCGAAGTGTTTTCCAACGGCCTGCACCTGGGCGTCATCGACGCGCACCCGGATCCCGCGGCGGAAGCGTGGCGGAACATCACCGCGATCGACGACCTCTGCCGGGAAATCATCGGCTGCACCGGCCAGCTCGTGGTGTCCGCGCTCGCCGGCGACGCGGGCGCGGGCGGAGTGATGCTGGCACTCGGCGCCGACAAGGTGATCGCCCGGGACGGCGTCCTGCTCAACCCGCACTACCGGAAGATGGGCCTGTACGGCTCGGAGTACTGGACCTACGTGCTGCCGCACCGCGTCGGCGAAGACCAGGCGGACCGGCTGACCACCCACTGCGATCCGGTCACCGCCGCCGAAGCGGCCGAAATCGGGCTCGTCGACCACCTCGCCGGAAGCGACCGCGCGGAATTCGCCGCGGCCGTGCTGGACCACGCGACCGAACTCGCCGCCGGCGGCCACGCGGATGTCCTGCTCCACCGCAAACGCGCCACCCGGGAAGCCGACGAACAACGCAGACCCCTGGACACCTACCGGATACGGGAGCTCGCCGAAATGAGCCACGACATCTTCGACGACCGCCGCGGCTTCGCCCACGCCAGGCACGCCTTCCTCACCGGAGAGCCCGCCGGACCGGAAACGCCTCAGTTGCCGGCCCCACGGCTTCCCCGGATGGCACCCGTCAGCTGA
- a CDS encoding SDR family NAD(P)-dependent oxidoreductase, translated as MARVFVTGSADGLGLAVARTLSDEGHEVVVHARSRERLEAVAALLERGAAAVVGDLSDPDQTRAVAEQVNELGPMDAVIHNAGVYSGALVLPVNVVAPYLLTALIRRPARLVYLSSGMHQGGRPDLRGRDWTGRRVTASYSDSKLFVTALAAAVARRWPEVCSNAVDPGWVPTKMGGPGAPDDLRLGHLTQEWLATGDDPRARTSGGYWHHQELLDPHPAVRDEQF; from the coding sequence ATGGCACGCGTGTTTGTCACCGGTTCAGCCGACGGCCTCGGTCTCGCGGTTGCCCGGACCCTGTCGGACGAAGGGCATGAGGTCGTCGTTCATGCCCGCAGCCGCGAACGGCTCGAGGCGGTGGCCGCCCTGCTGGAGCGGGGCGCCGCCGCGGTGGTGGGAGATCTGTCCGATCCGGACCAGACGCGGGCCGTCGCCGAGCAGGTGAACGAACTCGGCCCGATGGACGCGGTGATCCACAATGCGGGCGTCTACAGTGGCGCGCTCGTCCTGCCGGTCAACGTCGTCGCGCCCTATCTGCTGACCGCGCTCATCCGGCGTCCGGCACGCCTGGTGTACCTGAGCAGCGGCATGCACCAGGGTGGCCGGCCGGACCTGCGCGGCCGGGACTGGACCGGCCGGCGCGTGACTGCGTCCTATTCGGACAGCAAGCTGTTCGTGACGGCGCTGGCGGCCGCCGTCGCCAGGCGGTGGCCCGAGGTGTGCAGCAATGCCGTCGACCCGGGCTGGGTCCCGACGAAGATGGGCGGCCCGGGCGCCCCCGACGATCTCCGGCTCGGCCACCTGACCCAGGAGTGGCTCGCCACCGGTGACGACCCGCGGGCCCGCACCAGTGGCGGCTACTGGCACCACCAGGAACTGCTCGACCCGCACCCCGCGGTGCGCGACGAGCAGTTCTAA
- a CDS encoding helix-turn-helix domain-containing protein gives MPVPSPAKARPAIRSPPPAARANVLNDSFRTSEDLNESFKTFGPGSRTLARRFTEQLGTSPGQRLLDRRLDATRVLPEQTNLPAEAIAARVGLASAVNLRRRFRAHLGTTPGGYRQTFGEAR, from the coding sequence GTGCCGGTGCCGAGCCCGGCGAAGGCACGGCCGGCCATCAGGAGCCCGCCGCCGGCGGCGAGGGCAAACGTCTTGAATGACTCCTTCAGGACCTCCGAAGACCTGAATGAGTCATTCAAGACCTTTGGACCGGGGAGCCGGACCCTCGCTCGGCGGTTCACCGAACAACTCGGCACCAGCCCTGGACAGCGGCTGCTCGACCGGCGCCTCGACGCGACACGGGTACTGCCGGAGCAAACGAACCTTCCGGCGGAAGCCATCGCCGCCCGCGTCGGGCTCGCCTCGGCGGTCAACCTGCGCCGCCGTTTCCGGGCGCACTTGGGCACCACACCCGGCGGCTACCGGCAGACCTTCGGTGAAGCCCGGTAG